One Nostoc sp. UHCC 0302 DNA window includes the following coding sequences:
- a CDS encoding efflux RND transporter periplasmic adaptor subunit, giving the protein MERNFRLDESRSSRNILRSPILLAIIAALAIAGISFYMVQRSQSAAKKQQEASASTEPVVKTVTALGRLEPKGEVIKLSAPTTNEGNRVEQLLINEGDKVKLGQVIAIMDSRARLQGSLNEAQKQVLVAKSRLAQIKAGAKQGEIQARQATVSRLQAELEGNIRTQQATINRLEAELEGQKQSLQATVARLAAERSNAQADAQRYETLYQQGAISNQEVDRRRLSAETTTQQLIESQATQRTTIATLEQQISEAKANRDKTIATLQQQINEAKATLTQTAEVRPTDVANAQAEVDSAQATVEKIKAELAQAYIRAPRAGQILEINTRSGETVGDQGIVDLGQTDQMYTVAEVYQSDIKKVRPGQRVRISSNSLPNELVGRVDWIGMQVKRQNIINADPSSNIDARVVEVHVQMNHLSSLKAARFTNLQVKAVIEL; this is encoded by the coding sequence ATGGAGCGAAACTTTAGGTTAGATGAATCGCGGTCTTCCCGGAATATTTTGCGATCGCCTATTTTGTTAGCGATAATTGCAGCTTTGGCTATAGCTGGAATCAGTTTTTACATGGTGCAGAGGTCTCAGAGTGCAGCTAAAAAGCAGCAAGAAGCATCAGCATCAACTGAGCCAGTGGTAAAAACAGTAACAGCTTTGGGACGGCTGGAACCAAAGGGAGAAGTCATAAAACTTTCTGCACCTACCACAAATGAAGGGAATCGTGTTGAACAACTGTTGATAAATGAGGGCGATAAGGTAAAGCTTGGGCAGGTCATTGCGATTATGGACAGTCGCGCTCGTCTACAAGGAAGTTTGAATGAAGCACAAAAACAAGTTCTAGTAGCTAAATCCCGTCTTGCTCAGATAAAAGCAGGAGCAAAACAGGGAGAAATACAGGCGCGGCAGGCTACTGTGAGCCGTCTGCAAGCGGAACTAGAAGGAAATATCAGAACTCAGCAAGCCACAATTAATCGCCTAGAAGCAGAACTAGAAGGGCAAAAACAAAGCTTACAAGCAACAGTGGCTCGCCTAGCAGCAGAGAGAAGCAATGCCCAAGCTGACGCCCAACGCTATGAGACTTTATACCAACAAGGAGCAATTTCTAACCAGGAAGTTGATAGAAGACGCTTGAGTGCAGAAACTACCACTCAGCAGTTAATCGAAAGCCAAGCGACCCAGAGAACAACTATCGCTACCCTAGAACAGCAAATTAGTGAGGCAAAAGCCAACCGGGACAAAACCATAGCTACCCTGCAACAACAAATTAACGAAGCAAAAGCCACCCTGACCCAAACTGCTGAAGTGCGTCCAACCGACGTAGCAAACGCACAAGCAGAAGTAGACAGCGCTCAAGCCACCGTCGAAAAAATTAAAGCCGAACTGGCCCAGGCATATATCCGCGCTCCGAGAGCTGGTCAAATTTTAGAAATTAATACGCGATCTGGGGAAACAGTTGGTGACCAAGGAATTGTGGATTTAGGTCAAACTGACCAAATGTATACAGTGGCTGAGGTCTACCAGAGTGATATCAAGAAAGTGCGTCCAGGGCAACGAGTGCGGATAAGTAGCAACTCCCTACCCAATGAATTAGTAGGAAGGGTTGATTGGATTGGTATGCAAGTAAAACGGCAAAATATCATCAACGCCGACCCCTCTAGCAACATTGATGCCAGAGTAGTGGAAGTCCATGTGCAAATGAATCATCTATCTAGCCTAAAAGCTGCTAGATTCACTAATCTGCAAGTCAAGGCGGTGATTGAACTTTGA